CTGAGCCAAAAATAGTGTACTCTTGCTCTTTAGGATCAAAAGATGAAAATCTGTCCTGGCATCGCCAAGCCCTCATCAGATTCTCTGGCAGTATTGCTGAATCTTCTAAGCGTAAGGTGGATTCATTCTCGATGGGTTTCATATCAGAGGCATTCTTGGGCAAGGAGTTTGAGAAAAAGAGCTCTACCTATTTTATTGTTCAGGGAATGGCACCTGCATTAAGTAAAATCGGTACTTTTGCAACTGCAGCTGCCGAGGAGTATGATCTTCACTTACTGCCATGGGCTTCTGTTGCTGCTTGCATCTCAGAAGCAGGGCTCGAGGTAATACCCAAATCATTTTCATTTTGCATTTCCAGTATTGGCTTAGGTTGCCAGGTTGTTTATTCCCCCATGTATTTTTTTGGGATTGGCCTGTCCTGTAGTCTGTATCCTGAATGTTCTTTTCCCTCCTAATGCAAACCGCACAAGCTCTTGCATATTCTCTGGGAAGTCAGTTAACATACCCATGACTTTTCTCAATCAGTACAATTCTCTCTTTCTTTCggtatgcttttttttttttttgctattggCTCATGACTGTAGGAAGCATTATTAATGCATGTAATCATGCAACTATCTCTGTGGTTTTTAGTTAACTGAATTAAATATGTTGTCGTAAGGTGTCAACTTCATTTACTTTCATTGAACATCTCACTTATGGAAATTGGCAAGAAGGGTATGTGATAGGCCCAAGCTGTGGAGTTCATAGGTACAATTTCATTTAAGGATCAAGACTCATGTGGTGTTTTGTATTTTTAGTTTTGCTATATGCAATTTGTGGCGACAGCTGGGCACTTGTCCGTTGTTGTCTACTGTTGGTTCTATAAAAAATTTCACACCTAGACTGTTGGTTAATTTTACAGGATACTGTTCTCAGACAGGGGCATGCATTCTGTTTTCTTCCTTTGCCAGTAAGGACAGGGTTATCCGTGCACGTCAATGGTTATTTTGAAGTTTCATCCAACCGACGTGACATTTGGTATGGTGCTGACATGGACAGGGGTGGTAAGCTTCGCTCTGACTGGAACAGGCTACTGTTAGAAGATGTTGTAGCTCCACTGTTCAGGAAACTGCTGCTGGAATTGCGAATACTTTTAGACCCCACAATATCATATTATTCGCTGTGGCCAACTGGTTTATACGAAGAGCCCTGGAGTATCCTTGTGGAACAGATATACAAGGTCATTTACACCTCTCCAGTGTTGCACACAGAGATTGAAGGCGGGACCTGGATATCTCCAGCTGACGCTTTGCTGCATGATGAGAGATTCTCAGGATGCAATAGTCTAAATGAGGCTCTTGTGTTGATAGGCATGCCTATTGTTCGCCTACCTAAGGCAATCATCgacatgttttcaaaattttatacgcAGTCTATGCTCAAAATAATAAGTCCTGCTATAGTGAGGAATTTCCTCAAGAATTATGGAAAACTTGCTACGCTAGGAAAATCTCATAAGTTAGTATTATTGGAATATTGCCTCACTGATGTTAACAGCGCTGATATTGGTAAATGCATGAATGGCCTCCCACTGATTCCACTAGCAAATATGCAGTATGGGATATTTTCTGACAGTTCCCAAGAGGACTATTATTATGTGTGTGATAACATAGAATATGAGCTTCTCTCTGAAGTTGGTGATAGAATAGTTGACAGAAGCATTCCTACTGTACTACTAAACAAGCTGTATCAGATAGCCAGTGGTTCTCAGGCCAACATTAAGCTTATCGATGGCCCAATCTTTCGTCAGCTCTTACCCAGAATATTTCCTCCAGGATGGAAGGGTAGAGATCAAGTTCCCTGGAATCCAGGATTGGATGGGTCATTGCCTTCAGCAGCCTGGTTTAAACTTTTTTGGCAATATATAGGTGAACGCTCTTATGACCTTTATTTGTTTAGTGATTGGCCTATACTGCCATCTACTTCTGGTCACCTTCACAGGGCACATACAGGCTCAAAGTTAATCAAAACAGAATCACTGTCTAGTTTGATGAATGAACTCCTGGGAAAGTTAGGTTGCAAGATACTGGATACCAAATATCTTAGTGAGCATAAGCAGTTATCATATTATGTGTATGACAGCGATGCAACTGGAGTTATTCAGTCAATCTTCGGGGTTGTATCGTTGGAGGGTGTCGATTTGCAATCTCTGTTTCAACGCATTACCCCTGGTGAAAGAAATGAACTATACCAGTTTCTTATGGATCCAAAATGGTATTTAGGAGTCTGCCTTTCTGACGTAAGCATAAGTAATTGCAAAAGGCTGCCAATCTTCAGGAAATTCGATGGAAGTTCTCCCAGTTCTTATGGCTTCTCAGATTTATACAGTTCAATAAAGTACCTGCCACCTCTTGGCGTTCCTAATCACTTACTCAATGCTGACTTTATCTTCTCTATCTGCCCAAGTGATGAAGACATCATAATGAGATACTATGGTGTTGAGCGCATGCCAAAGTCAAACTTCTACCAGAGGTATGTTCTGAATAGGTTAGACAAGCTGCAAACAGATTTGCGTGATTCAGTTCTATTAACCATCTTACAAGATCTGCCTCAGCTGTCCTTGGAGGATCCAATGTTCAAGGAAGCCTTGAAAGTCCTTAGATTTGTTCCCACTGTCAGTGGGACCTTAAAAAGTCCACAATCTCTTTATGATCCCCGGGTGGAAGAACTCTATGTTCTTCTCCAGGAATCAGATTGCTTTCCGCATGGTTTATTTCAGAATCCAGATGTTCTTGATATGCTACTTTGCTTGGGGCTTCGAACTTCTGTTTCTACTGATACCATAATACAAAGTGCTCGTCAAATTGACTCACTTGTGAACATAGATCAGCAGAAGGCTCATTCAAGGGGTAAGGTCCTTCTTTCATATCTTGAAGTTCATGCTCACAAATGGTATGTAAATAAGCTATCTGATGGTCGAAAGAAGGTAAACATGCTAGCTAAAGTTACTACTGCGCTCAGGCCTCGTGATAAATCGTGGGAATCTGATCTTGAAAAGTTTTGGAGTGATCTGAGAATGATTTGTTGGTGTCCTGTGTTGGTTTCTGCTCCAAGTCCAGCTTTGCCATGGCCTTCAGTATCATCAATGGTAGCTCCACCTAAGCAAGTAAGACTGCAGGAAGATATGTGGATTGTTTCTGCTAGCTCACGTATTCTTGATGGTGAATGCACTTCCTCAGCCCTGTCATTCAGCTTAGGCTGGTTGTCTCCTCCATCAGGAAGCATTATTGCAGCTCAACTGCTTGAATTAGGCAAGAACAATGAAATTGTGACTGATCAAGTCCTTCGGCAAGAATTAGCTTTGGTGATGCCTAAGATTTATTCTCTATTGACAAGCTTGATTGGTTCTGATGAAATGGATATTGTGAAAGTCGTTCTAGAGGGCTGCAGATGGATTTGGGTGGGGGATGGATTTGCGAAAGCGGATGAAGTTGTTTTAAGTGGCCACCTTCACCTGGCACCGTACATCCGTGTTGTTCCGATTGATTTGGCAGTGTTCAAGGACTTGTTCTTAGAGCTTGGCATAAAGGAGCACCTGCACCCTGTGGATTATGCTAGTATTCTCAGCAGAATGGCCATAAGGAAAGCTTCGGCTTCACTTGAAGCTGAAGAACTAAGAACAGCTATCTTAGTTGTGCAGTATCTAGCTGAGTTCCGGTTTCAGGACCAGCAAACACAAATTTATTTACCTGATTCTTCATCTAGGCTCTGTCTATCTTCTGAACTTGTATTTAATGATGCTCCTTGGCTGCTTGATTTTGGTCATGACATCTCTGGGACTGCATCAAGCATGTCTTTAAGCTCGAAAAAGTATGTTCATAATTTTGTCCATGGGAACATTTCTAATGATGTGGCAGAAAGGCTTGGTGTCCGCTCTCTTCGCCGCCTCTTACTTGCTGAAAGTTCTGATTCGATGAATTTGAGTTTGTCAGGGGTTGCTGAGGCTTTTGGACAGCATGAAGACTTGACTACACGACTCAAACACATTGTTGAGATGTATGCAGATGGCCCTGGAATTCTCTTTGAGTTGGTACAGAACGCAGAAGATGCTAAGGCTTCTGAGGTTGTGTTTTTGTTGGATAAGACTCAGTATGGTACTTCATCCATTCTTTCACCTGAAATGGCTGAATGGCAAGGGCCTGCTCTCTACTGCTTTAATGATTCAGTTTTTAGCCCACAGGACCTTTATGCCATCTCACGAATAGGTCAAGATAGCAAACTTGAGAAACCTTTTGCAATTGGAAGGTTTGGTCTTGGCTTCAATTGTGTGTATCACTTCACTGACATTCCTGGATTTGTTTCCGGCGAGAATATTGTCATGTTTGATCCACATGCCTGTTACTTGCCAGGAATATCTCCATCTCATCCAGGTTTAAGGATAAAGTTTGTAGGAAGAAGGATCTTGGATCAGTTCCCTGATcagttcaccccattcttacACTTTGGTTGCAATTTGCAAGAGCCATTTCCAGGTACACTCTTCCGGTTCCCTCTTAGGAATGAGACTGCTGCTTCAAGAAGTCAAATAAAGCGAGAGCAATATGCACCGCAAGATGTGGAAATGCTTTTCTCGTCATTCTCTGAAGTTGTATCTGAGGCTCTACTTTTTCTCCGCAATGTTAAAAAGGTAACTCTGTATGTCAAGGAGAACAACAGTCAGGAGATGCAGCTTGTTCATTGTGTTTCGAAGCATAATAGTTCTCAGATGGCTAAAGAACCTCATGCACTTAATACAATGCTTGCATTTATACACGGAAACCAACCATCTGGAATGGATAGGAATCAATTTTTCAGTAAGTTGAACAGGACTAAAGACAGTGATTTGCCCTGGAGTTGTCAGAATGTTGCAATTCTTGAGCAAAACCCTTCTGCGCACTGGATGCATTCATGGATTTTAGCTGAGTGTATAGGAGGGGGTCATGCTAGAAAGTTGTCAACTGCCTCTGGTAGTAAATCTCACTTCTTTGTTCCATGGGCATCTGTTGCTGCATATCTGCATTCAGTGAGTGTAGATGATACAAAAGAACTATCTTCTGTAGCTGAAGTCAACCATGACAATTCAGTTTCCACAAACTCAGATCTTGGATCTTCCCAGGTCAGGAAAAATTTTGAGGGTCGGGCCTTTTGCTTTCTTCCTCTACCAATCAACACTTGCGTACCGGTGCATGTAAATGCTTATTTTGAACTATCTTCAAATCGAAGGGATATCTGGATTGGAAATGACATGGCCGGGGGAGGAAGAGTACGATCAGAATGGAATCTAGCGCTGCTTGAAGATGTTGTTGCTCCTGCTTATGGCCACCTGCTCGCAGCTATTGCAGAAGAGCTTGGTCCCTCTGATCTTTTTCTGTCATTTTGGCCCAGTGCTGTAGGTGTGGAGCCATGGTCTTCAATGATTAGGAAGCTTTATGTATCTATTGCAGAACTTGGACTTCATGTTTTGCATACAAAAGCCCGAGGTGGCCACTGGGTGTCAACAAGGCAAGCTATTTTTCCAGATTTCAGTTTTCCGAAGGCGATGGAGTTGGCAGAAGTTCTCACTCAGGCCGGTTTGCCTGTGGTGTCTGTATCCAAGGCAATTATTGACAGCTTCATTAGTGCATGTCCATCAATTCATCTACTAAATCCTCATTTGTTGAGGAACTTGTTGATCCGACGGAAGCGTGGCTTCAGAAGCAGAGAAGAGGCTATACTTGTTCTAGAGTACTGCTTGAGTGATATGGAAGATCCTTCCTTTTATGATAAATTGCAAGGCTTGTCTATTCTTCCTGTGGCAAATGGATCATTCACAACATTCAACAAGCGAGGAGAGGGCGAGAGAGTATTCTTCACTTCACAAATAGAATTTGACCTTCTTAAGGATTCCATACCACATCTTGTTATTGACAACTCTTTACCAGATGGTGCTCTGAAGAAGTTGTATGACATAGCTTATTCTGCACGCATGAACTTGTATTTATTCACATGTAATTTTCTCCTTGAACTGTTGCCTAGGATCTTGCCACCCGAATGGCAACATGCTAAGCAGTTATCTTGGTTTCCAGAGCAACAAGGTCAGCCAAGTGTGCAATGGATGATGTCACTCTGGAGTTTTCTGAGGCATTCATGTGAAGATATTTCAATTTTTGCAAAGTGGCCTATACTACCTCTTGTAGATGGCAAGGTTGTGCAACTTGGGAATGCTTCAAATGTAGTAAGAGATGATGGATGGAGCGAGAATATGTATTCATTGCTTCAGAAACTGGGATGTTTCTTTCTGCGTTCTGATATGCAGATAGAACATCCCCAGttagcaaattttgttcagGAATCCACTGCAGCTGGTGTTTTGAATGCTATGCAGTCTGTAGCTTCTAATCTCCAGGATATTAAGGAATTGTTTATGGGTATTTCATTGGCAGAAGCACATGAACTTCGCAGTTTTCTTTTCCAATCGAAGTGGTTTTCTGGAAATCAGATCACCTCCTCCCATATGAGTACAATCAGGAACCTCCCTATATTCGAATCTTATAAATCTAGGGAGCTTGTTAATTTGACAAATCCTAGAAAATGGCTTAAACCAGAAGGGGTTCATGAAGATTTATTGAGTGCAAGTTTTATAAGAACTGAATCGGCAAAGGAGAGGTCAATTTTGGTATCATACTTTGATATCAAGGAACCTCAAAAGGTTGACTTTTACAAGGACCATGTTCTTCCTCGAATGTCAGAGTTTGTATCTCAGCCAGCTGTTGTTTCAGCAGTTATTTGTGATGTGAAACTGTTGATAGATAATGATAATTCAGCGAGAGCTGCATTATGTGAGACCCCTTTTGTCTTGGCAGGCAATGGAGAGTGGGTCCAGCCCTCCAGGTCAGTCTCCCTTCTTCACTCCTCCCTTCCCTCATATTTCTCTCTGACTTCGATATTTGACAATGTGTATTATTTAGTACAAGAAGTAATATTTGGTTTCTCTTCAGGCTTTATGATCCCCGTGTGCCTGAGTTACAGAAGTTGCTGAACAAAGAAACCTTCTTTCCTTCAGAAAAGTTCATGATGAATGATATTATTGAATTATTGGCTAGTTTTGGACTAAAAAGAAATTTTGGCTTTAGTACTTTGCTTGACATGGCGAGATCAGTTTCCTTGTCGCAAGATTCAGGACAAGAGGATGCATTTGCGTCTGGGCAAAAAGTACTTACCTATCTCAACGTTCTTGAATCCAAGACTTCAAACATGGAGGACAGTAAAACTTCCCTCAAGGATGAGAATCTAGAAGCATCTGAAATCAGTGAAATTTTGGAAGAAGAAACTGATGGGGATGGGTGTGACCTGAGTGACCAAACTAGTGCATCTTTGTTCTTGAATTTTGACCATGATATGCCAGAAGATTTGTTTTGGTCAGAGCTGAAAAATATTTCATGGTGTCCAGTCCATGTTGCACCATTGCTTAAAGGACTTCCATGGTTTTTATCTGAAGATAGTGTAGCACCTCCAGTCATCACAAGGCCAAAATCGCAGATGTGGCTTGTTTCATCAAAAATGCGAATTCTTAGTGCTGATTCCTGTTCCATGTATCTGCAAAGAAAACTTGGCTGGTGTGACCCACCAAATGTGAACATTTTATCCTCCCAGTTAGTTGAGCTCTCCAAGTCTTACGATGAGCTCAAGATGTCTTCTGCAGACGCAGACATTGATGCTATTCTGCAACAGGAAGTTCAAATAATCTACTCAAAATTGCAAGATATCCTTGGCACTACCAATGCCATCATTCTAAAAGAGTATATGGATGGATTTCCATGGGTTTATATAGGGGATAGGTTTGTAACACCACAGGCACTTGCTTTTGATTCACCTGTAAAATATCATCCTTATCTTTACACAGTTCCATCCGAACTGTCAGAGTTTAAAAAGCTACTATTAGAGTTGGGTGTGAGGCAGACATTTGATGCAATGGATTATCTGAATGTGCTTCGCCGTTTACAAGGAGATGTGAGAGGAGAGCCGCTATCTACAGAACAACTGAGTTTTGTTCATTGTGTATTGGAGGCATTTGTTGACTGTTACCCTGACAGTCAGGCACCAGATATGTTACTGAACTCATTGGTGATTCCAGATTCATTTGGGGTTTTGGCACCTGCTAGAAACCTTGTATATAATGACGCACCCTGGATGAATGCTGATTCTACTTTAAAGAATTTCGTGCATCTTAGCATTGGCAATGATCTAGCTAATAGGCTTGGTGTACGATCTCTTCGCGGATCATCATTGTTGGACGATGAGTTGATGAGGAATTTGCCATGCATAGAATATGCTAAAATAAGTGAATTATTGGCTTTATATGGCGAGAGTGACTTTCTTTTGTTTGACCTTATCGAGCTAGCAGACTATTGCAATGCAAAGAAAGTGCATCTGATCTATGATAAAAGAGAACATCCCAAGCAGTCCTTGCTGCAGCAGAGTCTAGGTATGGTTGAAACTGTCTCTAGTCAATTATGTCTCttgtatttttattttcaataatTCAGGCTGTCTATTTATGTTTATATATGTACTTAATCTAATTACTGCTATTCAAGTTCACATAAAGATTTAAACCTTTTACCATGTGCTTTTTTGGTGAAAAAAATTACTTATAGGTGACCTCCAAGGTTCTTCATTGACAGTGGTCTTTGAAGGAACCATGATGAACCGAGAAGAAGTTTGTAGCCTCCAACTTCCTCCTCCCTGGAAATTGAGGGGAAACATGCTTAACTATGGCTTGGGACTTCTTAGCAGTTACTTTGTGTGCGATACATTGACTATTCTTTCTGGTGGCTATTTTTACATCTTTGATCCCTTGGGCTTGACTGGTGGTGCTACTTCCACTGCTACCTCATCAGCTAGATACTTCTCTTTGTTAGGTGCGAAACTTGATCACTCAATTTATTCATATATTTTTTCTGCGGTGCACCCTTAATATAACATGTAGATTCTGTAAAAGCATATCCTCTCAAGTAATGTTTTGGCATTGATATCTTTGTTCTGGATGGATTCGATAAAATGCTATTGGCTTTCAGGAAATGATTTGGTCGAGAGGTTTCATGATCAGTTCCTCCCAATGCGTGTTACACAGGATGCTTCATTATCTACTGCAAACTCCACAATTATTCGAATGCCTTTATCATCAAAATGCTTGAAAGAACTTGAAGCAGGTTCCAATAGAGTAAAACAGATTTTTGATCGATTTACACAGAATCCATCCAGTACTCTGCTGTTCCTGAGATCAATCATTCAGGTACGGATTATTTGTGACAGGCTGTCAGCCTGTTGCCGTAAGCATGACTTGTTCAAGATTTCCTCTTCAAGGGGTAACCTCGTTTGGTTTTGGTTTCTAGTTTCTACACTCATTATTGGTTACTTTACTGGAACTTCATTCTGAAACCACATTATAATGTAATTAAATTAGAATAGGGCACTTTTGTTTATGATGAGGTTTGTGTATGCTTTATACTGAGTAAGCACCTTCAACCTTCAGACAAACATGTCTATCCCTTCCATTGTTGCAGCACTGAAAGCTTTTGTTGCCTTCCAAAGCTTTAGTACTATCTGGATAATGCAGAGTAGACTGCTTAGCTGAAATTTGCCTTTCAATTCTTTTATTGAAAGATGTTGGGTATCAATGAACATATTTAAACTTGGAAATTGGATTTGTAATATTGCAAGCATGCTGTACCGCTTCAATATTTTagtgttttttttgtgtaaagTAATGCATTGCTAGGTGTTCAGATATCTAAACTTGATATTTGATACTTCAAATTTTAAGATAGCCATACATACGTTAGAGATGTCTTAGCTGTTCAGAAATAGTGGTAAGGAAGCTTTATTGGATGATTTTGAAACATGCCAATGAAAACCTCAGGTTAGACCTTCTGATGTCAATGTGCTGCCAATGTAATTCAAACAGGTATCTTTGTCAACATGGGAGGACGGATCCTCTCAGCCAACCCTAAACTATTCTGTACTTGTTGATCCATCAGTTGCTTCTTTGAGGAATCCATTTTCGGAAAAGAAATGGAGGAAGTTCCAAATATCCAGAATATTTTCAAGTACAAGTGCAGCTATCAAGATGCAAGCTATAGATGTGCATGTGATTGAAAGTGGCTGCAATTATATTGACAAGTGGTTTGTTTCTCTCTCCCTTGGATCTGGTCAAACACGAAACATGGCTCTGGACAGGTATCTTTGATTTATTTCTGTTTCAGGCGGTGTCTTGCCTTATCTACTTTTGAACCCCACTTGCCATATCTACTTTCAACATTGTCCAAGAAACTTCAATGACTGATTCTAAAGTTCTGTGCTGATTGAAGGGTCTTTGATTTGTTTCTGTTTCAGGCGGTATCTTGCCTATAGCCTAACCCCTGTTGCTGGAGTAGCAGCGCACATAGCTCGAAATGGAGTATCGACCAATATTCATCCATCCAGCTGTATATTATCTCCCTTACCGCTATCTGGATTTTTAAGCATGCCAGTTACAACTCTGGGTCATTTCATTGTGAGGCATAGTGGTGGGCGCTACATTTTTGGCAGCACACATGTTGCATCTCTGCCGGAACTTAAATTGGACAGAGACAGATTGGTTGAGGCATGGAATAAAGAACTCATGCTATGCGTGCGCGACTCATATGTTGAGATGGTCCTTGAATTTCAAAAGCTTAAGAAGGATCCTCTATCTTCTACTATTGAACTAAGGTCTGCAGAGTCCATGAGTGCTATATTACAAACATACGGTGATAGGGTGTACTCTTTTTGGCcaaggtcgaagcagtatccaactTCATGCACTGGACATGGTTCTACTGTAATCAATTCAGATTCACCTAGAGCATCCAAAGCAGATTGGCAATCCTTAATAGAGCAAGTGATAAGACCTTTCTATCTACGATTAGCTGATCTTCCAGTTTGGCAACTTTACCGTGGAAATCTTGTTAAAGTGGATGAGGGTATGTTCTTATCCCACTCAGGAAATGGAGATAATGATAACCTCCCATCAGCTAGTGTTTGTAGTTTTATTAAAGAGCACTATCCTGTTTTTTCTGTACCATGGGAGTTGGTTAGCGAAATTCAGGCAGTTGGAGTTACCATAAGAGAGATCAGGCCTAAAATGGTTCGAGATCTACTAAAAGCTTCTTCATCAATTTTACTTCGATCCATTGAAACATATATAGATGTTCTTGAATATTGCTTCTCAGATATGGATCCTTACCGCTTCTCAGATCTTCGTATACCTGATGAATCACCAGTTAACAG
This sequence is a window from Panicum virgatum strain AP13 chromosome 7K, P.virgatum_v5, whole genome shotgun sequence. Protein-coding genes within it:
- the LOC120642100 gene encoding sacsin-like isoform X3; amino-acid sequence: MDPGGGGAMLLEDFGQRVDLTRRIREVLANYPEGTTVLRELIQNADDAGAARVRLCLDRRSHGTESLLAPALAQWQGPALLAYNDAVFTDEDFASISRIGDSRKVAQTWKTGRFGVGFNSVYHLTDLPSFVSGKYVVLFDPQGAYLPNVSAANPGKRIDYVSSSAIMMYNDQLSPYCAFGCDMKASFQGTLFRFPLRSTEQASSSRLSRQSYTEDDILSLFAQLYHEAVYNLLFLKNVLSLEMYVWESGMTEPKIVYSCSLGSKDENLSWHRQALIRFSGSIAESSKRKVDSFSMGFISEAFLGKEFEKKSSTYFIVQGMAPALSKIGTFATAAAEEYDLHLLPWASVAACISEAGLEDTVLRQGHAFCFLPLPVRTGLSVHVNGYFEVSSNRRDIWYGADMDRGGKLRSDWNRLLLEDVVAPLFRKLLLELRILLDPTISYYSLWPTGLYEEPWSILVEQIYKVIYTSPVLHTEIEGGTWISPADALLHDERFSGCNSLNEALVLIGMPIVRLPKAIIDMFSKFYTQSMLKIISPAIVRNFLKNYGKLATLGKSHKLVLLEYCLTDVNSADIGKCMNGLPLIPLANMQYGIFSDSSQEDYYYVCDNIEYELLSEVGDRIVDRSIPTVLLNKLYQIASGSQANIKLIDGPIFRQLLPRIFPPGWKGRDQVPWNPGLDGSLPSAAWFKLFWQYIGERSYDLYLFSDWPILPSTSGHLHRAHTGSKLIKTESLSSLMNELLGKLGCKILDTKYLSEHKQLSYYVYDSDATGVIQSIFGVVSLEGVDLQSLFQRITPGERNELYQFLMDPKWYLGVCLSDVSISNCKRLPIFRKFDGSSPSSYGFSDLYSSIKYLPPLGVPNHLLNADFIFSICPSDEDIIMRYYGVERMPKSNFYQRYVLNRLDKLQTDLRDSVLLTILQDLPQLSLEDPMFKEALKVLRFVPTVSGTLKSPQSLYDPRVEELYVLLQESDCFPHGLFQNPDVLDMLLCLGLRTSVSTDTIIQSARQIDSLVNIDQQKAHSRGKVLLSYLEVHAHKWYVNKLSDGRKKVNMLAKVTTALRPRDKSWESDLEKFWSDLRMICWCPVLVSAPSPALPWPSVSSMVAPPKQVRLQEDMWIVSASSRILDGECTSSALSFSLGWLSPPSGSIIAAQLLELGKNNEIVTDQVLRQELALVMPKIYSLLTSLIGSDEMDIVKVVLEGCRWIWVGDGFAKADEVVLSGHLHLAPYIRVVPIDLAVFKDLFLELGIKEHLHPVDYASILSRMAIRKASASLEAEELRTAILVVQYLAEFRFQDQQTQIYLPDSSSRLCLSSELVFNDAPWLLDFGHDISGTASSMSLSSKKYVHNFVHGNISNDVAERLGVRSLRRLLLAESSDSMNLSLSGVAEAFGQHEDLTTRLKHIVEMYADGPGILFELVQNAEDAKASEVVFLLDKTQYGTSSILSPEMAEWQGPALYCFNDSVFSPQDLYAISRIGQDSKLEKPFAIGRFGLGFNCVYHFTDIPGFVSGENIVMFDPHACYLPGISPSHPGLRIKFVGRRILDQFPDQFTPFLHFGCNLQEPFPGTLFRFPLRNETAASRSQIKREQYAPQDVEMLFSSFSEVVSEALLFLRNVKKVTLYVKENNSQEMQLVHCVSKHNSSQMAKEPHALNTMLAFIHGNQPSGMDRNQFFSKLNRTKDSDLPWSCQNVAILEQNPSAHWMHSWILAECIGGGHARKLSTASGSKSHFFVPWASVAAYLHSVSVDDTKELSSVAEVNHDNSVSTNSDLGSSQVRKNFEGRAFCFLPLPINTCVPVHVNAYFELSSNRRDIWIGNDMAGGGRVRSEWNLALLEDVVAPAYGHLLAAIAEELGPSDLFLSFWPSAVGVEPWSSMIRKLYVSIAELGLHVLHTKARGGHWVSTRQAIFPDFSFPKAMELAEVLTQAGLPVVSVSKAIIDSFISACPSIHLLNPHLLRNLLIRRKRGFRSREEAILVLEYCLSDMEDPSFYDKLQGLSILPVANGSFTTFNKRGEGERVFFTSQIEFDLLKDSIPHLVIDNSLPDGALKKLYDIAYSARMNLYLFTCNFLLELLPRILPPEWQHAKQLSWFPEQQGQPSVQWMMSLWSFLRHSCEDISIFAKWPILPLVDGKVVQLGNASNVVRDDGWSENMYSLLQKLGCFFLRSDMQIEHPQLANFVQESTAAGVLNAMQSVASNLQDIKELFMGISLAEAHELRSFLFQSKWFSGNQITSSHMSTIRNLPIFESYKSRELVNLTNPRKWLKPEGVHEDLLSASFIRTESAKERSILVSYFDIKEPQKVDFYKDHVLPRMSEFVSQPAVVSAVICDVKLLIDNDNSARAALCETPFVLAGNGEWVQPSRLYDPRVPELQKLLNKETFFPSEKFMMNDIIELLASFGLKRNFGFSTLLDMARSVSLSQDSGQEDAFASGQKVLTYLNVLESKTSNMEDSKTSLKDENLEASEISEILEEETDGDGCDLSDQTSASLFLNFDHDMPEDLFWSELKNISWCPVHVAPLLKGLPWFLSEDSVAPPVITRPKSQMWLVSSKMRILSADSCSMYLQRKLGWCDPPNVNILSSQLVELSKSYDELKMSSADADIDAILQQEVQIIYSKLQDILGTTNAIILKEYMDGFPWVYIGDRFVTPQALAFDSPVKYHPYLYTVPSELSEFKKLLLELGVRQTFDAMDYLNVLRRLQGDVRGEPLSTEQLSFVHCVLEAFVDCYPDSQAPDMLLNSLVIPDSFGVLAPARNLVYNDAPWMNADSTLKNFVHLSIGNDLANRLGVRSLRGSSLLDDELMRNLPCIEYAKISELLALYGESDFLLFDLIELADYCNAKKVHLIYDKREHPKQSLLQQSLGDLQGSSLTVVFEGTMMNREEVCSLQLPPPWKLRGNMLNYGLGLLSSYFVCDTLTILSGGYFYIFDPLGLTGGATSTATSSARYFSLLGNDLVERFHDQFLPMRVTQDASLSTANSTIIRMPLSSKCLKELEAGSNRVKQIFDRFTQNPSSTLLFLRSIIQVSLSTWEDGSSQPTLNYSVLVDPSVASLRNPFSEKKWRKFQISRIFSSTSAAIKMQAIDVHVIESGCNYIDKWFVSLSLGSGQTRNMALDRRYLAYSLTPVAGVAAHIARNGVSTNIHPSSCILSPLPLSGFLSMPVTTLGHFIVRHSGGRYIFGSTHVASLPELKLDRDRLVEAWNKELMLCVRDSYVEMVLEFQKLKKDPLSSTIELRSAESMSAILQTYGDRVYSFWPRSKQYPTSCTGHGSTVINSDSPRASKADWQSLIEQVIRPFYLRLADLPVWQLYRGNLVKVDEGMFLSHSGNGDNDNLPSASVCSFIKEHYPVFSVPWELVSEIQAVGVTIREIRPKMVRDLLKASSSILLRSIETYIDVLEYCFSDMDPYRFSDLRIPDESPVNSQHVGTMHSSSSHSMPSSSSSLSYNSSTQLPGTSGGDALEIMTYFGKALYDFGRGVVEDISKTSGPASHRSQATENNVLSSIIAELKGVPFPTSRKCLTRLGVSELWIANEEQQLLMSPLLDHFIHYKCLEKPFLALLLSTQVIHGPLKLRSFSPQLLAGYLKNILDEHWVQFALKNKSSWIPWGNNAESSTAWPTPKWIRNFWTIFSSLNGDLSLLSDWPLIPAYLDKPVLCRVKDCHLIFVPPTNTVTGPVDDVSGHLDISDPARDDAREAEQKNALDTTFELMNSNFPWLPALLNQLKVPIFDSSFPECGAICNLFPSNSRTLGQTIVSKLVAAKNGAHLPSPLSLSSGDCDRLFELFVSEFRLASNHLYQREELDVLRTLPIYKTVTGTYTSLLGSDHCILSPSAFFHPSDDRCLSCSSDATLFLQALGVEQLSDHEILVNFSLPGFGNKTAQEQDDILTYLYANWKDLQLNSAVIETLKDTNFVANANEFCKEFFKPKELLDPSDALLTSVFSGERNKFPAERFMSDVWLGILRKAGLRTSTEADMIVQCATKIETMGHDVMSSLEDPDDFVADFSDSKNEIPFEIWSLAESVVNVILANFATLYDSSFCEKIGKIAFVPAEKGFPSIGGKRGGRRALASYNEAILSKDWPLAWSSAPILTKQTVVPPEYSWGAFRLRSPPSFSTVFRHLQIVGRGNGEDTLAHWPTSSGIMTVEDAFQQILQYLDKIWGTISFTEKKKNWRNWHLYQLQTVLA